The following are encoded in a window of Alosa sapidissima isolate fAloSap1 chromosome 10, fAloSap1.pri, whole genome shotgun sequence genomic DNA:
- the LOC121720440 gene encoding regulator of G-protein signaling 22 isoform X1, producing the protein MLVNTDSSTLWNSSLEDKLANDDALVEFLNAFLSLPTFPETIKYNTETGAFEVVSDAAETLHSRIRTTLHEHEAKFLANSDSPWLTAIPMFDNSYTVLCLDRDQGMKWVNKSRLPLFLQSDYFFEYRLVKLLCQLVCPGQRLDNASASALCSVYPQPPTHCAAQDLNKDRVSFIKGESQAAREHRNGSDRHAEARGVEAEVACLAEARGVEAEVACLAEARGVEAEAEACLYFTESTEQEEATSPSTRPGTADLGEGRLITSLVNHVLQVAVSELQVGTARVGLDTHQRAPGATELVPHTACAAAEMNEFNSGSATDEPAGGHGHCLCFHGSRQALEDFKRSLQGTPGEKVLQLWMDIERLRILASPKTKNRHLVKMRHQYMPSSGFRALSSELLSRLGLASSSSWIEDKLLHVQPCLSETLLTYWGPLFCLVRSASERRRLLDPQQQPHWQKRRLHSSAAGGPNPSYITLPPVQPHLCKPRAPPSTAGQPLSGSSTPALKGRLMERMLQALHVEPRAGFYFTRFCELSGNKLWESAIHFWTDLQEYQQLFYQDGLDPYRARRKAQVLYSTYLCSESQESIGVGEECMRQVFVCLTPPFEELFDGAEEHTLSLLLEPWTLLTSQDTDIYEQVDLWEETRHDETADYRKLQVLHTESVRRMEQLARERKSAPPPPEVPREPDSWAQVPQQFRGFRLVSVLRNRTELQHFQAFLEENSASMDLLCWLDLEQLKRTSSQQQEERAQRFCAIKTKYLNRKYFFGPGSPATKHQQEEVIRLAGGWGQLLQNGLSGAPLTEMQNIVRDRIERKWLPVYLSTPDFSERQKLQPQTEDHRRRYHRRRKQPWKLSQQADSAWMASSREVLAFRQALLNPVTCLQFQRFVVLKGDLYENDVLFWLEVQRYKDLCHSHCDEATVQHKISTIISCFISSSVPPALQISVPPEQARTILDQRRELGPYVFREAQMSVFSELYKLWPPFLDFKSRVGEGEDLLSVLERKRARQRERELQRRRAEEEEEERKAQQEALSKQQWSSGSVCEEAGVEGSTEHHVELLLPTDQLSWSYSKYMAALERESVLIRKQMMQEEALASFSTGRDSVSTPSVRSEVGRRPPGHNPAATPRTHTPEATGANTLTGEDVLRRRPLSGAH; encoded by the exons ATGTTGGTAAATACAG ATTCATCGACACTTTGGAACAGCTCTCTT gaagaCAAGTTGGCCAACGACGATGCTCTGGTGGAGTTTCTGAATGCATTTTTAAGTCTCCCA ACATTTCCCGAAACTATAAAATACAACACGGAGACCGGAGCTTTTGAGGTGGTGAGCGATGCAGCCGAAACTCTCCACAGCCGAATTCGGACAACCTTGCACGAACATGAAGCAAAGTTTCTCGCAAATTCAGATTCTCCGTGGCTCACCGCAATCCCCATGTTTGACAACTCTTACACAGTTCTG TGTTTGGACCGAGATCAAGGGATGAAGTGGGTTAACAAATCAAGACTGCCCTTGTTTTTACAAAGTGACTACTTCTTTGAATACag ATTGGTGAAGCTCCTCTGCCAGCTGGTCTGTCCAGGTCAGAGACTGGACAacgcctctgcctctgctctctgctctgtttaTCCACAACCCCCTACACACTGTGCAGCGCAGGATCTTAACAAG GATCGAGTGTCTTTCATCAAAGGGGAAAGCCAGGCAGCTCGTGAGCACAGGAACG gCAGCGACAGACATGCAGAGGCCAGGGGAGTAGAGGCCGAGGTGGCCTGTTTGGCAGAGGCCAGGGGAGTAGAGGCCGAGGTGGCCTGTTTGGCAGAGGCCAGGGGAGTAGAGGCCGAGGCAGAGGCCTGTTTGTACTTCACAGAGTCCACGGAGCAGGAGGAGGCGACGAGCCCATCCACGCGCCCGGGCACAGCTGACCTTGGGGAGGGTCGTCTCATCACCAGCCTGGTCAACCACGTCCTGCAGGTGGCGGTGTCTGAGCTGCAGGTGGGCACTGCCAGGGTTGGGCTGGACACTCATCAGCGGGCACCAGGGGCAACAGAGCTCGTGCCACACACAGCCTGTGCGGCAGCTGAAATGAATGAGTTTAATAGCGGCTCGGCGACGGATGAGCCGGCAGGTGGACACGGTCACTGTTTGTGTTTCCATGGCTCCAGACAGGCCCTGGAGGACTTTAAGAGGTCTTTACAGGGCACCCCCGGGGAGAAGGTCCTGCAGCTGTGGATGGACATCGAGAGGCTGAGGATCCTAGCGAGCCCAAAGACCAAAAACAG GCACTTGGTGAAGATGCGGCACCAATACATGCCAAGCAGTGGCTTTAGGGCTCTAAGTTCTGAACTGCTCTCCAGGCTGGGCCTGGCTAGTTCCTCCAGCTGGATAGAGGACAAGCTACTGCACGTACAGCCCTGTCTCTCTGAGACTCTGTTAACATACTG GGGCCCACTGTTTTGTTTGGTGAGGTCTGCCAGTGAGAGACGAAGACTGCTGGACCCACAGCAGCAGCCTCATTGGCAGAAGCGTCGTCTCCATTCATCTGCTGCTGGAGGGCCCAACCCCAGCTACATCACCCTGCCTCCTGTGCAACCCCACCTCTGTAAGCCCAGAGCTCCACCCTCAACTGCTGGACAG CCATTGTCTGGCAGCAGTACCCCAGCGTTGAAGGGCAGGCTCATGGAGAGGATGCTTCAGGCATTACATGTGGAGCCCAGAGCTGGCTTCTACTTCACCCGCTTCTGTGAGCTCTCAGGcaacaag CTGTGGGAGAGCGCCATCCACTTCTGGACCGATCTGCAGGAATACCAGCAGCTCTTCTACCAGGATGGCCTGGACCCTTACAGAGCCCGGAGGAAGGCCCAG gtgctgtACTCCACCTACCTGTGCAGTGAATCCCAGGAGAGCATCGGTGTGGGTGAGGAGTGCATGAGgcaggtgtttgtgtgcttgacTCCTCCATTTGAGGAGCTGTTTGATGGGGCAGAGGAGCACACTCTCAGCCTCCTGCTGGAGCCCTGGACCCTCCTCACCTCTCAGGACACAGACATCTATGAACAG GTGGATCTGTGGGAAGAAACCCGCCATGATGAGACAGCTGATTACAGGAAGCTCCAAGTGCTGCACACTGAGTCTGTGCGGAGGATGGAACAG CTGGCTCGGGAGCGCAAGTCTGCGCCTCCTCCACCAGAGGTCCCTAGAGAACCAGACTCTTGGGCACAGGTTCCGCAGCAGTTCAGAGGGTTCCGTCTGGTGTCTGTGCTCCGGAACCGCACAGAGCTCCAGCACTTTCAGGCTTTTCTGGAGGAGAATTCTGCCAG cATGGACCTGCTGTGCTGGTTGGACCTGGAGCAGCTGAAGAGGACCTCCagccagcagcaggaggagagagcCCAGCGCTTCTGTGCCATCAAGACCAAGTACCTCAACAGGAAGTACTTCTTTGGGCCTGGTAGCCCTGCCACCAAACATCagcaggaggag gtcATCCGTCTGGCTGGTGGCTGGGGCCAGCTCCTGCAGAATGGTCTATCAGGAGCTCCACTGACAGAGATGCAGAACATCGTGAGGGACCGCATAGAGAGAAAATGGCTGCCTGTCTACCTGTCCACACCTGACTTCAGTGAGCGCCAAAAACTTCAG ccccAGACGGAGGACCACAGGAGGAGATACCACAGGAGGAGGAAGCAGCCCTGGAAG CTCTCTCAGCAGGCAGACAGTGCCTGGATGGCCTCGTCCAGGGAGGTGCTGGCCTTCCGGCAGGCCCTGCTCAACCCCGTCACCTGCCTGCAGTTCCAGCGCTTCGTGGTCCTGAAGGGGGACCTGTACGAGAACGACGTGCTCTTCTGGCTGGAGGTGCAGCGATACAAG GACCTGTGTCACTCGCACTGTGACGAGGCCACCGTCCAGCACAAGATCAGCACCATCATCAGCTGCTTCATCAGCTCCAGCGTGCCCCCCGCCCTGCAGATCAGCGTCCCCCCCGAGCAGGCGCGCACCATCCTGGACCAGAGGAGGGAGCTGGGGCCCTACGTCTTCAGAGAGGCCCAG ATGTCTGTGTTCAGCGAGCTGTATAAGCTGTGGCCTCCGTTCCTGGACTTCAAGAGCCGcgtgggagagggggaggacctGCTGTCCGTTCTGGAGAGGAAGAGGGCCcggcagagagagcgagaactgCAGcgcaggagagcagaggaggaggaggaggagaggaaggctcAG caggagGCCCTGAGCAAGCAGCAGTGGAgttcagggagtgtgtgtgaggaggccgGTGTTGAGGGCAGCACGGAGCACCATGTGGAGCTACTCCTGCCCACAGACCAG TTGTCCTGGTCCTACTCCAAGTACATGGCAGCGTTGGAGAGAGAGTCGGTGCTGATCCGCAAGCAGATGATGCAGGAAGAAGCCCTCGCCTCCTTTAGCACAGGAAGAG ATTCCGTGTCTACCCCTAGCGTGAGGTCAGAGGTCGGCAGGAGACCCCCAGGCCACAACCCTGCCGCCACTCCGAGAACACACACGCCAGAGGCCACTGGTGCCAACACACTCACAG GTGAGGACGTTCTGAGGAGGAGACCACTCTCTGGCGCCCACTAG
- the LOC121720440 gene encoding regulator of G-protein signaling 22 isoform X2 — MLVNTDSSTLWNSSLEDKLANDDALVEFLNAFLSLPTFPETIKYNTETGAFEVVSDAAETLHSRIRTTLHEHEAKFLANSDSPWLTAIPMFDNSYTVLCLDRDQGMKWVNKSRLPLFLQSDYFFEYRLVKLLCQLVCPGQRLDNASASALCSVYPQPPTHCAAQDLNKDRVSFIKGESQAAREHRNGSDRHAEARGVEAEVACLAEARGVEAEVACLAEARGVEAEAEACLYFTESTEQEEATSPSTRPGTADLGEGRLITSLVNHVLQVAVSELQVGTARVGLDTHQRAPGATELVPHTACAAAEMNEFNSGSATDEPAGGHGHCLCFHGSRQALEDFKRSLQGTPGEKVLQLWMDIERLRILASPKTKNRHLVKMRHQYMPSSGFRALSSELLSRLGLASSSSWIEDKLLHVQPCLSETLLTYWGPLFCLVRSASERRRLLDPQQQPHWQKRRLHSSAAGGPNPSYITLPPVQPHLCKPRAPPSTAGQVRPLSGSSTPALKGRLMERMLQALHVEPRAGFYFTRFCELSGNKLWESAIHFWTDLQEYQQLFYQDGLDPYRARRKAQVLYSTYLCSESQESIGVGEECMRQVFVCLTPPFEELFDGAEEHTLSLLLEPWTLLTSQDTDIYEQVDLWEETRHDETADYRKLQVLHTESVRRMEQLARERKSAPPPPEVPREPDSWAQVPQQFRGFRLVSVLRNRTELQHFQAFLEENSASMDLLCWLDLEQLKRTSSQQQEERAQRFCAIKTKYLNRKYFFGPGSPATKHQQEEVIRLAGGWGQLLQNGLSGAPLTEMQNIVRDRIERKWLPVYLSTPDFSERQKLQPQTEDHRRRYHRRRKQPWKLSQQADSAWMASSREVLAFRQALLNPVTCLQFQRFVVLKGDLYENDVLFWLEVQRYKDLCHSHCDEATVQHKISTIISCFISSSVPPALQISVPPEQARTILDQRRELGPYVFREAQMSVFSELYKLWPPFLDFKSRVGEGEDLLSVLERKRARQRERELQRRRAEEEEEERKAQQEALSKQQWSSGSVCEEAGVEGSTEHHVELLLPTDQLSWSYSKYMAALERESVLIRKQMMQEEALASFSTGRDSVSTPSVRSEVGRRPPGHNPAATPRTHTPEATGANTLTGR, encoded by the exons ATGTTGGTAAATACAG ATTCATCGACACTTTGGAACAGCTCTCTT gaagaCAAGTTGGCCAACGACGATGCTCTGGTGGAGTTTCTGAATGCATTTTTAAGTCTCCCA ACATTTCCCGAAACTATAAAATACAACACGGAGACCGGAGCTTTTGAGGTGGTGAGCGATGCAGCCGAAACTCTCCACAGCCGAATTCGGACAACCTTGCACGAACATGAAGCAAAGTTTCTCGCAAATTCAGATTCTCCGTGGCTCACCGCAATCCCCATGTTTGACAACTCTTACACAGTTCTG TGTTTGGACCGAGATCAAGGGATGAAGTGGGTTAACAAATCAAGACTGCCCTTGTTTTTACAAAGTGACTACTTCTTTGAATACag ATTGGTGAAGCTCCTCTGCCAGCTGGTCTGTCCAGGTCAGAGACTGGACAacgcctctgcctctgctctctgctctgtttaTCCACAACCCCCTACACACTGTGCAGCGCAGGATCTTAACAAG GATCGAGTGTCTTTCATCAAAGGGGAAAGCCAGGCAGCTCGTGAGCACAGGAACG gCAGCGACAGACATGCAGAGGCCAGGGGAGTAGAGGCCGAGGTGGCCTGTTTGGCAGAGGCCAGGGGAGTAGAGGCCGAGGTGGCCTGTTTGGCAGAGGCCAGGGGAGTAGAGGCCGAGGCAGAGGCCTGTTTGTACTTCACAGAGTCCACGGAGCAGGAGGAGGCGACGAGCCCATCCACGCGCCCGGGCACAGCTGACCTTGGGGAGGGTCGTCTCATCACCAGCCTGGTCAACCACGTCCTGCAGGTGGCGGTGTCTGAGCTGCAGGTGGGCACTGCCAGGGTTGGGCTGGACACTCATCAGCGGGCACCAGGGGCAACAGAGCTCGTGCCACACACAGCCTGTGCGGCAGCTGAAATGAATGAGTTTAATAGCGGCTCGGCGACGGATGAGCCGGCAGGTGGACACGGTCACTGTTTGTGTTTCCATGGCTCCAGACAGGCCCTGGAGGACTTTAAGAGGTCTTTACAGGGCACCCCCGGGGAGAAGGTCCTGCAGCTGTGGATGGACATCGAGAGGCTGAGGATCCTAGCGAGCCCAAAGACCAAAAACAG GCACTTGGTGAAGATGCGGCACCAATACATGCCAAGCAGTGGCTTTAGGGCTCTAAGTTCTGAACTGCTCTCCAGGCTGGGCCTGGCTAGTTCCTCCAGCTGGATAGAGGACAAGCTACTGCACGTACAGCCCTGTCTCTCTGAGACTCTGTTAACATACTG GGGCCCACTGTTTTGTTTGGTGAGGTCTGCCAGTGAGAGACGAAGACTGCTGGACCCACAGCAGCAGCCTCATTGGCAGAAGCGTCGTCTCCATTCATCTGCTGCTGGAGGGCCCAACCCCAGCTACATCACCCTGCCTCCTGTGCAACCCCACCTCTGTAAGCCCAGAGCTCCACCCTCAACTGCTGGACAGGTACGG CCATTGTCTGGCAGCAGTACCCCAGCGTTGAAGGGCAGGCTCATGGAGAGGATGCTTCAGGCATTACATGTGGAGCCCAGAGCTGGCTTCTACTTCACCCGCTTCTGTGAGCTCTCAGGcaacaag CTGTGGGAGAGCGCCATCCACTTCTGGACCGATCTGCAGGAATACCAGCAGCTCTTCTACCAGGATGGCCTGGACCCTTACAGAGCCCGGAGGAAGGCCCAG gtgctgtACTCCACCTACCTGTGCAGTGAATCCCAGGAGAGCATCGGTGTGGGTGAGGAGTGCATGAGgcaggtgtttgtgtgcttgacTCCTCCATTTGAGGAGCTGTTTGATGGGGCAGAGGAGCACACTCTCAGCCTCCTGCTGGAGCCCTGGACCCTCCTCACCTCTCAGGACACAGACATCTATGAACAG GTGGATCTGTGGGAAGAAACCCGCCATGATGAGACAGCTGATTACAGGAAGCTCCAAGTGCTGCACACTGAGTCTGTGCGGAGGATGGAACAG CTGGCTCGGGAGCGCAAGTCTGCGCCTCCTCCACCAGAGGTCCCTAGAGAACCAGACTCTTGGGCACAGGTTCCGCAGCAGTTCAGAGGGTTCCGTCTGGTGTCTGTGCTCCGGAACCGCACAGAGCTCCAGCACTTTCAGGCTTTTCTGGAGGAGAATTCTGCCAG cATGGACCTGCTGTGCTGGTTGGACCTGGAGCAGCTGAAGAGGACCTCCagccagcagcaggaggagagagcCCAGCGCTTCTGTGCCATCAAGACCAAGTACCTCAACAGGAAGTACTTCTTTGGGCCTGGTAGCCCTGCCACCAAACATCagcaggaggag gtcATCCGTCTGGCTGGTGGCTGGGGCCAGCTCCTGCAGAATGGTCTATCAGGAGCTCCACTGACAGAGATGCAGAACATCGTGAGGGACCGCATAGAGAGAAAATGGCTGCCTGTCTACCTGTCCACACCTGACTTCAGTGAGCGCCAAAAACTTCAG ccccAGACGGAGGACCACAGGAGGAGATACCACAGGAGGAGGAAGCAGCCCTGGAAG CTCTCTCAGCAGGCAGACAGTGCCTGGATGGCCTCGTCCAGGGAGGTGCTGGCCTTCCGGCAGGCCCTGCTCAACCCCGTCACCTGCCTGCAGTTCCAGCGCTTCGTGGTCCTGAAGGGGGACCTGTACGAGAACGACGTGCTCTTCTGGCTGGAGGTGCAGCGATACAAG GACCTGTGTCACTCGCACTGTGACGAGGCCACCGTCCAGCACAAGATCAGCACCATCATCAGCTGCTTCATCAGCTCCAGCGTGCCCCCCGCCCTGCAGATCAGCGTCCCCCCCGAGCAGGCGCGCACCATCCTGGACCAGAGGAGGGAGCTGGGGCCCTACGTCTTCAGAGAGGCCCAG ATGTCTGTGTTCAGCGAGCTGTATAAGCTGTGGCCTCCGTTCCTGGACTTCAAGAGCCGcgtgggagagggggaggacctGCTGTCCGTTCTGGAGAGGAAGAGGGCCcggcagagagagcgagaactgCAGcgcaggagagcagaggaggaggaggaggagaggaaggctcAG caggagGCCCTGAGCAAGCAGCAGTGGAgttcagggagtgtgtgtgaggaggccgGTGTTGAGGGCAGCACGGAGCACCATGTGGAGCTACTCCTGCCCACAGACCAG TTGTCCTGGTCCTACTCCAAGTACATGGCAGCGTTGGAGAGAGAGTCGGTGCTGATCCGCAAGCAGATGATGCAGGAAGAAGCCCTCGCCTCCTTTAGCACAGGAAGAG ATTCCGTGTCTACCCCTAGCGTGAGGTCAGAGGTCGGCAGGAGACCCCCAGGCCACAACCCTGCCGCCACTCCGAGAACACACACGCCAGAGGCCACTGGTGCCAACACACTCACAG GTCGCTGA
- the fbxo43 gene encoding F-box only protein 43 — MEMEYSQGCTYSKGTNVGCRGSQAADNMNAPHTPVRKIAGAIYNVLGHYAVQCELETPKENLDHSCLSVSLNTPKIRSKVLPRCPARSPSKEPAFKATWCETPKVSKKDASLRRRLLESKSATDSKMGSSSASENHGLALSLRFKNDGPLQDSLDFDSPDSSIVEPFATSTLKAENTTLCGRSWRSMFLHVRTSTLEEGELGMVNSPFQSKPPGCVSDADLDDSIISGLFETCIPQTPQTPQCGKFMPAAKDDLKTPINHLAANLSENLSILSTPSLSPFCQLDGSVCADSGFSSLGLDKSQNSSVDYDGSFQELVSAATPRGKEAPRQAEVKRRSRLERQRRLSTLKEGGSQSEDDAKATSCPPRTELPPPNEPSHHFLSSCDGGVFLDRTPLSASQLRLEDLSLTPALQVVHAMSKRSARMLPEQTSLEELLRSAEKDPQHVPKMPLAGLIGRKMGLGKMDIMAELKHRNLRHVLAMILSQLPSEDVYNFGQVSDVWDEIITQNKKASHRRKSHVKELKKAHEMGSALHVPDAETRLNLVCRSALKSVQAQSKTPCTTPSGRAFATPVQQNPKHFSKREEFLQVAKTLFRDEWLKPCPQCQHPAKCHSVKREGVCCRADCGFIFCTACLCAYHGSRECAHLSAKRRSKRDVLPGSAQSKRNIKRL, encoded by the exons ATGGAGATGGAATACAGTCAGGGTTGTACTTATTCCAAGGGCACAAACGTTGGATGTAGAGGTTCTCAGGCCGCTGACAACATGAATGCACCGCATACGCCAGTGAGGAAGATTGCTGGAGCCATATATAACGTTCTGGGACATTATGCAGTGCAATGCGAGCTAGAGACACCAAAGGAAAACCTCGACCACAGTTGCTTGTCGGTCTCTTTAAACACACCAAAAATCAGGTCAAAGGTGCTTCCGAGATGTCCTGCAAGAAGTCCTTCAAAAGAGCCTGCTTTTAAAGCTACCTGGTGTGAGACTCCCAAGGTCTCCAAGAAAGATGCATCACTACGAAGGCGCCTTCTGGAGTCCAAATCTGCCACGGATAGTAAAATGGGCAGCTCAAGTGCCTCAGAAAACCATGGCCTGGCTCTGTCGCTCCGATTCAAGAATGACGGGCCACTTCAGGACAGTTTGGACTTTGACTCTCCGGATTCAAGTATCGTGGAGCCTTTTGCAACAAGCACTTTGAAAGCTGAGAACACTACTTTGTGTGGTAGAAGCTGGCGTTCCATGTTCTTGCATGTGAGAACATCCACTCTAGAAGAAGGAGAGTTAGGGATGGTAAATTCCCCCTTTCAGAGTAAGCCCCCTGGCTGCGTTTCTGATGCTGACCTTGACGATAGCATAATTTCCGGTCTCTTCGAGACATGCATACCCCAGACACCCCAGACACCTCAGTGTGGTAAATTTATGCCAGCAGCCAAAGATGATCTCAAAACTCCCATCAACCACTTGGCTGCAAATCTCTCTGAGAATCTGAGCATCCTGAGTACCCCGTCACTCAGCCCCTTCTGCCAGCTCGACGGCTCTGTGTGTGCCGACAGTGGCTTCAGCTCCCTGGGCCTGGACAAGTCTCAGAACTCGTCTGTGGACTACGACGGCTCCTTCCAGGAGCTGGTTTCGGCCGCCACCCCCAGGGGCAAAGAGGCCCCGCGACAGGCCGAAGTGAAGCGGCGCTCGCGGCTCGAACGCCAGCGCCGCCTCTCCACGCTCAAGGAAGGTGGCTCTCAGTCCGAGGACGACGCCAAAGCGACCAGCTGCCCGCCCAGAACAGAACTACCCCCGCCGAATGAACCCAGTCACCACTTCCTGTCCAGTTGCGATGGCGGTGTCTTCTTGGACAGGACGCCACTTAGCGCCTCCCAGTTGAGGCTGGAGGACCTCTCCCTGACGCCGGCGCTGCAGGTGGTGCACGCCATGAGCAAGCGCAGCGCTCGCATGCTGCCGGAGCAGACCAGCCTGGAAGAGCTGCTGCGCTCTGCCGAGAAGGACCCTCAACACGTGCCCAAAATGCCTCTGGCAGGTCTCATTGGCCGGAAGATGGGCCTGGGCAAGATGGACATCATGGCCGAACTCAAACACCGAAACCTCAGGCACGTCCTGGCAATGATCCTGAGTCAGTTGCCATCTGAGGATGTTTACAA TTTTGGCCAGGTTTCTGATGTCTGGGATGAGATCATTACGCAAAATAAGAAGGCCTCCCACAGGAGAAAATCTCATGTGAAAGAACTGAAAAAGGCCCATGAG ATGGGCAGTGCCTTACATGTCCCAGATGCAGAGACGCGATTGAACCTGGTGTGCAGATCAGCGCTGAAGTCTGTCCAGGCCCAGTCCAAGACTCCATGCACCACTCCGTCAGGGAGGGCCTTCGCAACTCCCGTCCAGCAAAACCCCAAGCACTTTAGTAAACGGGAGGAGTTTCTTCAG GTGGCGAAGACTCTGTTCCGTGATGAGTGGCTGAAACCCTGTCCACAGTGCCAGCACCCTGCGAAGTGCCACTCTGTGAAGCGAGAGGGTGTTTGTTGCCGGGCAGACTGTGGCTTCATCTTTTGcacagcctgcctctgtgcctACCACGGCTCCAGAGAGTGTGCCCACCTCTCTGCCAAGCGCCGCAGCAAGAGAGACGTGCTGCCGGGTAGCGCTCAGAGCAAACGCAACATCAAACGACTGTGA